Part of the Pyricularia oryzae 70-15 chromosome 3, whole genome shotgun sequence genome, GCTTCTGGCCTTCGCTCAGGGCCATTCCTCGACTCCCCACGTTCATGTCGCTACCGTTACCGCTACCGCTACCTTCTTCACCCCAACGCATTATATCTTGGTCCAAGGCGCAGGTGCGCACAACATCGTCGTATAGCTCACTGTCGTACTCACTGTTACCCTGGATGCACTGACGTACTGTACCATTGCTTATCCAAGGATTCTGGTCGCAGAAGCCGATTGGCCCCGGATTTACGTCGACTTCTCCTGCAACCAGCTCAAGCTCGCCGAGTATGGCCTTCAACAGGGTACTCTTGCCGCTTCCCACAGGCCCTGCCACGATTGTAATGCTGCCCCGGGGCAAGACCATGCTGATTTGGCTTAGCGAAAAGCTCGCATCCTTTTCGCCAGTGGCATAAAAGAAGCTGGCGTTCTTGAATGACGCCATCAAATTTGGAGTTTTATCAACTGTTGTTGAGACTCCAGTCGTCACATCAATAGTTGATATAGCCGTTGTCGTCACATTCTTCGGCTTTTCATCCATGTCTGCTGTCGTCTGCAACTGCCCTCGGTGATCGACTCGAGCCTTGGACAGCAAAAATGCCTGGATGCGGTCCAAACAAGCAAGTGAAGATGTTATGTTGGGGAGAGCCTGAAGCAACAATCCCATAGGCACTGCTACTATCTCGATCAGAGCAAGCGTCGTGAACGCTTGCGACGCCGTCAGCAACGtaccgttgttgttgttgacacCTAGAGCATACAAGGTCAGAACCAGGGGCGCAGAGAGTTGTCGGGGTACCATGACAAGCGTATTCACAATGGTCATGCACTTTCGGAAAGAGGCCGaggcgtcaagctcagcttCTCTTGCCGCCTGCAGTCTGTCAGCCACGTGGCGCTCAAAGCCGCCCATCATCTTGATCGACTTGATGTTGTTCAGCGCCGTCGAGGTGAGCGCCACCCTACGCTGCACAGACTGGTTCCATGCCTTTTGACGGGTGGGCAAGAGTCTGCTGATCCTGGTGGTGGCTAGTGTGCAACCGGCAGCCACGACAGCCGTCCCTATGCATGCCCACCCGACCTGCCTCGCTATGAGGAAAATACCAAGGCCGACCTCTATGGGGGCAGCCCACAGCGCGTGCAGCTTATCGACCGCCAGATCAACACGCTCCACATCCATTGTGACAAGCCCGGCGGGGCCCGAAGCGGCGGTGGTCTTGCAAGTCGTCAGATCCAACTCCAGCATGTGCCGGTAGATAAGGTCAATGAGCGAGCCGCGGACCAAAACGACGGCGCGGTTGATCTTGGAGCCATAGTAGCCGTTGAACACGGCGAGGCCAAAGTAGACCAGGATCGTGGCGATGATGAGGCCCTGGCCAACGCGTCTTTCTTGGGCTTCTGCCTCAGTGCCGGCGGCGGAAGGCGGGCTTGAAACGTGCTGCAGCAGACGCAAAAGTAGGAGCGGCTGGGCGAGGTTGAGGAATATTTGTGCAAAGCGCGGGAGTGCGGGAATCAGCAGCGGCCATTTTAGAACGCTGAGCGTGCTTCGGAGAAGCGCACGCTTCTTGCTCTTGTCGGCCCGCCCCCAAGCGCTCGCAAGCGCCTGGCTGTATCGCTCTGTCTTGATGTCGTCGTCAATCTCGTAGAGATCATCAGCTTTGAGCTTGCTGTTTCGAAAGCCGGTCCAGAGGATCCTGTTGAGCCACCAGAATGACCTTCGGGCATAAACCCCGGCAGTTTGCTCGTGTGGTGCTTGTCTTTTCCCCCTTTTATCAGTGCTTTCCTGTTTCTCTTCCTGCCCGTTCTGTGCTGTTCCCGGGATTGTTGCTGCTATTATGGTCTTTGGGACTGCCTCTAGCACAAGAAGAATAGTCTTGACACCGAGAACAACAGACATGGATACAGCAAGCCGTCGCACATGATCACCGCCTTCCTCTGCTGCAAGCCACAGTGTTCTAGTCTGCACCGCCTCGAATAGGCAAGCGCCGAGCAGATAGACATTCAACACGGCCGATGGCCTGGGCGCCCGTCGCCCTTCCCAATACGACAAAGGCAATATCGCTAGCGCTGCCAAGAGATTCACCACAGCTGCAGGCAGTGACGCAGTGGTCCGGTATGTGTCAGGCAAGGCCCAGAACACAACCACGGCTAGCTGGCCAACACAATGGGCGCAAGCGGTACACAGCTTGGCTGATTGAAGGCCATTGTCTTGGGAAACAGCCCGCGCACGGCTGAGCTGCCATAGTCGAATGATGGCTGCAACTAGGAATACCGATGCCGGCACCAGAGATAGCACAATGTTCTCAAAGGCCAACGTAAAGTCGAAGCCGCCTCGGCATTCGGACGATGGCAGGCCTGGGCCAAATTCTGTATCGGCAACGGCGCAAGAGGAAGGCCAAGCGGCCAGCCCAGTCTCGAGCTGGAGGGCCATGGTGACGCTCATGCAGGTTTTGTGGGCAAGAGACGAGCTGCTGCGGGTGGAGGCAGCATGAATGCCGAGTTGAGATGAATATTTCTGTTGATAGGTTGGTAAAGGCCCACGCATGCACCCATGACCCTTTTTATTAGGCCCCCCCTTCCTAACTGTTTACGGGGAGTTCCAAGTACCAGCCGAACTATCGCATAGTATGGAGTCTGATGTTTTTTCTCAACTGCCGCGTAGTACTGCCCAAATCGGGAGCACCCACACGGCCCACAGCATTGCGCTACGAGGCAACTGTTCAGGGATGAGGGTTTTTGTTTACCCATACCACCAGAGTGGCTAGCTAGTGTTGATAGGGAAGCGGGCCCGGATGTATTTTGCTACTTGTTTTGTTGACTGATTAGTATAGCCTGTGAGGGTGTGATCTTCTCGCTGTTGCGTAGTTGTTTTCCCCAATTAGGCGGTACTTTATCCTTGTAAAAAAATGGGGAAAGCTCTTGTAAATACCTTTTACGCATAGGTAACCATGGCTCGATTTTGTAAATCACACCTTCCCACTTTTTGCTAACCGCCTACTCCTTTTAAAACTTTTGCGACGAAGAACGCATTTGATTTTTGCATTTGATTTTTGCATTCTATATAAGTCAGCATTTCGCGCAAAAAAGTTAACAAAGCGAGGATTTGGCACTTTTTTTAAATCCGTTTTTGAACAAGACATTTGTTATAGTTTCCCGGCTTATACTGCCTTTGCTACCAAAAGCGGTTAAAATTCTCGGACCTAGAGGTGTAATTTTCTCCCTGTGGTTTGGTTGTTCAAAATTTCCAAATAGTAAAATCCGAAGGTTTTAGCCGTTTTTAATGGGGAATTCCGGTCAGGACAAATCAAAGTTGTACTAGCCGGGAACCCTGGCAAATGTACATTGAAATAAATGTATTTTTTGAAGGTAGattaaaaagaaaatgaCAAATCCTCGTTTCGTTAGCTTTTTCAGGCGAATTGTTAATTTGTATAAACGCAAAACTTCTAGAAGGAATGGGTGGTTAGCAAGGTGGGAGGGCGTTATTCATGCGGGGAATTCGCCCTACAAAATAATATCAAATTTGTGGCGGTGATCACGAAAATCCGGTGTTTTTGCGTGCGAATTAAGAATATATACTAAATGGTATAATCTCAGCCGATCAGCCATATATTTTGATGAGGGTCTCCGCCTAAAAAAAACGTACATATAATAACGCGGTTAAAAATTAATAAACCACCACATTTTGGTTTGGAGATTACGATTTTTGGTAACGTGCGTGCGTGCATGCAAAAAAGGTTTTCTGCCCAGCCCAACTTGGAACAGGATCTATGGAAAACGAAGGGTTTTTACCGCTAAAACCCACCCTTTATTATAGCCCCTGGTTAGCTGGGAACCCATGCGAAAACGGTACTTCCAAAAGCTCTTCCCACTTCTTTTACAAAGGGAAAGTACCGCCTAATTGGGAAACCAAGCAAGCAACAGCGAGAAGATCACACCCCAAGAGAGGTGAACACAAGGTAGTTCCTGCACCCCGTGAGTACTAACGAGTGAGTTCCTTATCATTGCATATACATGCGCCACTGCAACGATAGTATCTACTCCGACAACTCAGCATCTCTTTTTTAATCGGCGCAACCGGAGTATCTCGATAAAATCTCGATTCGTACGGCGAGTCAATTCCCGGACACCTGGAAACCCGCTTAACCCCGTCTCCACGAGCGGTGAGGTGGAAATTGGAAAACGAATCATATACCCGGGTGGGTGTGATGTTCGACGGCACCACCTCCAATCAGAAGCTTGCAGTTCATTCGGCTAACGACGATCGTCTCACTTGTCAATAATTAGTCCCTCAGCCTTCCAGGTTATTCAGAACCCGGCGAGTTTTTGCTTCAACGGATGGATCTTTGTTTGTATATTTTACGAAAAGCCTGGGCTCCACACGGGGGTACATATGCTTGACTCGCTAGCGAAATAGCAGTGTTTGGCATTAAACATATCCCCAAGTATTTCCGGAGAGAGGGGGCTGTTCTCTGGTGTCTGTGGGGCCCTTGGACAAtatgggtaggtaggttgaGTATATACTAtctgtatatatatatattgtGGGAGCCGCCTTCTAATCATGCTTGAAGCATCGAAAACCGCTGCATACTCTCATCTCCACGTTCCCAATCCAACTACAAACTTGGCATATAAACATCATCCAAAATGGCGCCCCAGGTTCTTGTACTCGGCATGCCGCGCACTGGCACTCAATGTAAGTTGATCCTTCTCCTAGTTCTTTGTTCGCATCCATCTACCCTAGGTACCCaagacaccaaaaaaaagactaacACTGAACAGCGATTGGCCAGGCCCTCCAGATGCTTGGACTGGGTGAGTCCTACCACATGACCACCGTCGGACCCAACAACCACCACGACGCCTGGTGCACTGCCATCGAGGCCAAGTTTGGCGAGAAGGACGCCTCCGAGGTCATCACGCAGGAGTTCTTTGACGACCTCTTCAAGGGCTACGACGCCGTCTCGGACTTTCCCGCCTCCATCTTTTACAAGGAGCTCCTGGCCGCCTACCCCAACGCCCACGTGATCCTCACCAAGCGCGCCGAGGACGCCTGGTTCGAGTCCATGTGCAAGACGCTGCACGTGGCCTacatcaaggccaaggccgagCCTTCCAAGCTTGCAAAGCTGTACCACCAGCACCTGTGGGCCGACAACTTCCTCCGCAACGGCCGCGAGGCCTACCGCCGCCACAACGCCGGCGTCatggctgccgccgccgaccgcAAGGTGCTGGTCTTTGACCCCTCCATGGGCTGGGGCCCGCTGTGCGAGTTCCTCGGCAAGGACGTCCCCGCCGTCGGGTATCCCTCCAAGGACATGTGGCAGGGCTACAAGCGCATGCTCAAGGAGGTCGAGGAGGGCAGGCTCACTGAGGATGCCATCACCATCGGCGCTCGCAGGGCCCAGGGCCCCAAGATCAACTCGGCTTACATTTACACCCAGTCAAAGGATGCCGAGGTCAAGGGTATCAAGTCGGCCTACATCTACACTCAGCAAAAGGAGGCCGGCGCTATCAAGTCCACTGGCGAGGGTATAAAGTCTGCTTACATTTACACTCAGTCCAAGGATGCCGAGGTCAAGGGCATCAAGTCGGCCTACATCTACACTCAGCAAAAGGAGTCTGCTGACGTTAAGGGGATCAAGTCCGCTTACATTTACACTCAGCAGAAGGAGTCTGCTGACGTCAAGGGGATCAAGTCCGCTTACATCTACACTCAGCAAAAGGAGGCCGGCGCCATCAAGTCCACTGGCGAGGGTATAAAGTCTGCTTATATTTACACTCAGCAGAAGGAGACGGACCTaaagacctctggtgagggtATCAAGTCTGCGTACATCTACACCCAGCAAAAGGAGGCCAAAGATGTTGAGGGTATCCGCTCCGCCTACATTTACACTCAGCAAAAGGAGACGGACCTAAAGACGTCTGGTGAGGGTATCAAGTCTGCCTACATCTACACCCAACAAAAGGAGGCCAAAGATGTCGAGGGCATCAAGTCGGCGTACATCTACACCCAACAAAAGGAGGCAGGAATCGAGGGCATCAAGTCTGCCTACATTTACACCCAGTAGATAAGAGAGAGGGGGATACCCAAGACTGCAAAGCGGTTATATCCGCTCTGGGGTTATCAGGGGAAAGTACAAAGCGGAAATTACTGGGTACTTGAAGCTGTACACTTTTACCCCTTGACTTTTCTCTTCACGCGCTTGACGATGTACATTTAAAGTATTCATGAACAAGGGTAAATCGAATGTGTTTACCTATCTGGCAGTCCTGAATGCTACCTTGCAGTTTAGATACGGCTTATTTGTAGTGACTCGGCAGATTTGTCAATGTAGTATATCTCCCCGTACCGGCcgaactagactagtacTCTGGTGAGACCACTgggaatcctcggtgttgtatgattatttttttctttttttttttttttttttttgctcgggTGTTCGTTCTGGTTTGCACATGAGACTGTGGCTGATGACCAGCTGAGAAGATCTCGTAGCTggcctaaaaaaaaaaaaaaaaaaaaaaaaaaaaaaaaaaaagaaaaagcccgcaGCAGTTGGCGAACTTGGGCCTAGCGCATAGGGCTGAGTGTCGTAGGTACCCGAGGGCTTGTCGCAGCCTTTGTAAGGATCTCTATGGGCATGTATATAAGTTGCTTGCGCGATACTCCTAGTAGCGGGGCATTGCCATATGGAAATTTGCTTTTCCTTGTGAGGGGATGGGGCTGACAGATCTCAATTGTCCGAACAAAGAAAAGCACTCGCTGAGGTCTTCTGGGAGGCGGGACGATCAAGCTTGATATGTCTATTGATAGCTTAGGGCTGTTTCGGCTTGGCCGCTAAGAGAGAGAGGTTTTTTATTCTGCCCGTAAAATGACCTCGTGCATTTGGCACTATCAAGATCGATAAAGTACTATAGAGTGGATAGTATGGGACATATAttgcagaaaaagaaaaaaagaaaaaaaaagaaaaagacttGGTCGGCATCTGTACCTCAGTAGCCTAGCCGCATGTATAAAATATGTACCTGGTGCactttggaaaaaaaaagcatctcATTCTTCTGGAGTTTGAAAGAAAAGCTGCCATCACTATGCTGGGCCTCGACGAGATCTTGAGACTGTAAATTGACTTGTTTTATCACCATCTTAGTCGTACCAGGGCGAGGTATCCAGATCTACGGTCGTCTTCCGAGGGGAGCGGGACGCGCCGGATGTGAAGAGTTTTATGCTTGCTATTATGTggaatttaaaaaaaaaaaaaaaaaaaaaaaaaaaaaaaaaaaaacgtcgaTCCTCGCAATGCACTGCTCTTGGCATTCTCGGATACATCCGGGACGTGTTATTGCATGTGGTCGTTCTTGTTATTatacagcttatatctgggGTAGTCTGGATCTAagactaggtctagactagtctgCCAAGTCTGGGCTCTAGTCCGACTAACATGGGCCCCTGCGCGTGGCCGTTCTTAGGGGGCCAGGTCTACCCAGTATTGGTTTCGAGTTTCCAGTATGCTGTTCCAATTCCAGACAGGCACGATGCGAAATAAAAATTTaaggttaaaaaaaaaaaagtcacatGGCCAACAACTAAAAGATTGACCCCAGATTACCCACGCTCCAAGTTCGTGCTAAATGACGCTAATATTATGTACAAATGGAAGAGCTGCTTTGGTATGCAGTAGCTTGCTCGATATAACTACACTTGAAAATTATCATGCCGAGAAAATATCAGACTTTTACGCTAGTCTCCTCTCCATGAACCCCCAAACAGGTGTCTTACCAGCGCACCCTCGGGTACGCTTCCGTCATTAGTGCTGCCCGAGTGTCGCTGTCCCATGCCGAACCCGTCGATGGGTAGAACGAGGGCGTCACGGAACAGCCTGGGAGGACCCAGGGATGACAGGTTCCTAAGATCCGTCAAGCTGTCGTCGGTCGTCTGCAGATACTCCCAGACCACATCCGTCCATGCCGCTGGGCCAGTCGAGTTCAGGACCTCAAAGTTGGACGGGTTCCACGTCGGGTTTTGGCCGTCGGGGTTGTGCTCCCGCTTTAGATATTCCCAAGACTCGATAATCCGGGATATCATCATCTGGAAGACGGGGTGGCGAGGCGCGGCAGCAATGGTCCATTGACAAAACTGAATCGTATGGGGGATGTCGGCCCATCTGCCTCCGTCGAGCTGATCGAACTCGATACCGACGACGAGCTTGGTTTGGTTGCGGAACGTCCTCGGCACCCACTGGTCGATGGGCTTTAATGCAACGGTATCCGTGTCCGTGTAGACACCGCCCTCGACATAGAGAAGCATGTATCGAAGCAGGTCGGATTTCATGCCGACGTTGGGCAAAGAGTTGAAGAGTGAAACAATAGTCTCGTTGTCGCCAAAATGGTGCTTGACAAAGCCCTTTCCGCCATCTTCGCCAACAAGAGTACTGAACAACAGTCAGTTCACTGCATCGATACTAGTTCTAGCACAAGTTTGTTGGCCGTACTTACTATCTGTAATCTCTGTTCATGGCCAACCACGTGGCCGTCTCCTTCAGAGTGTCCGTGTTGACAGGGGTATCATCGCCCCAGGCTTTGGGCAGCATAATCTGCCAGATATTCGGAGGAATAAGGTGGTCCGCGTGCGACTTGACCCCGTATGCATCATCCCAGGTGCTGTGGTATCTCGGACCTCTGAAGCTATGGTTGACATGTTTGACTAGTTGACCCGTCCGCTGCACGATCGCGGTGCCGTACAGCCAAACTGTTGACAGGACAGTCAAGGCGAGAACCGTCAGAAGCCCTTTGCGGTATCGCGGCCGTGAGATGGTCTGGGTGGCCTGATCGAGCAGCGTCGACATTGTATTTCCATCGGCAACGCCGATAGCCATCTCTTTCCAAAAAGCCATGAGAAAGGAAAGTGGGGAATGAACGTATAAGACAGTAAAGGAAAGTGGTTTATTTTTGTATGATTGAAATGTTGGGTATCAGGTCGACTTTTCTTTGCCTGTGGGAATGAAGGACAAGAGCAAAGAGCAAAGGCAAAGCTACCCGCCAACCCGTCTCGCTCGCAAAAAGGGAACCAACTAGGTGGGAAAAGGGTGGCATGTAATAATGATTGAATAGAAGAATAAGCAACAGGCTTGGCAAGGCTTGCTTACATGGTGGTGGGCGGTTCACCCCTATTTGTACAATCAAATTGCATGCTAAATTGTCAAAGGTTCAAAAACACTTAGCGAGAGAAGGGCATTTTGCACACAAAGGCGTCGGgcctgcctttttttttttcttcgcggGAGCTGACCGAATGCCAAGCGCGGGCAACAAAAATAAGACCCCCAGGCGAGCTGACGGCAGGGATACGGTGACAGGATCCACGCTCATTGGGTTACATGATGAGCAACCACCCCCACTCACTGCTGGATTTTTGGGAAGCCTGCTCGCTGAAGTAATTAAACCTGAGACCAGCAGTCCAGACCGTTGACCCTTGATTCAAATCCCCATATCTTCATCGACATGTACCGCCCCGCTgggatctagaactagaattaGAATGGAAAGCCACACGCAAAGAAGCACAATTACCTATAAGGATGAAGCcaagctgatgaagaagctgGGCAGGTGATGTAGGTGAGGCTGTTGTATATTTATATACCTCAAAATAGCTGCGTTCGGTGACTGAGCAAACGGCGGCGAGCTGATTTTTATTATTTCCCTCGCCGTCCGCTAAGCTCTGACTGAGTGCGACCCCCCTGCGTGCCTGCGCCTCCCCATgactttgacttttttttgcagACAGACCCTGTCCAATAGGAAAGGAACGTGAACCAAATGTGCTGCAGGCAACCAATGTGTAAAAGGACAAGTCAAATTACAAAAGGACAAAAATCT contains:
- a CDS encoding initiation-specific alpha-1,6-mannosyltransferase, translating into MAFWKEMAIGVADGNTMSTLLDQATQTISRPRYRKGLLTVLALTVLSTVWLYGTAIVQRTGQLVKHVNHSFRGPRYHSTWDDAYGVKSHADHLIPPNIWQIMLPKAWGDDTPVNTDTLKETATWLAMNRDYRYTLVGEDGGKGFVKHHFGDNETIVSLFNSLPNVGMKSDLLRYMLLYVEGGVYTDTDTVALKPIDQWVPRTFRNQTKLVVGIEFDQLDGGRWADIPHTIQFCQWTIAAAPRHPVFQMMISRIIESWEYLKREHNPDGQNPTWNPSNFEVLNSTGPAAWTDVVWEYLQTTDDSLTDLRNLSSLGPPRLFRDALVLPIDGFGMGQRHSGSTNDGSVPEGALVRHLFGGSWRGD